From Mobula birostris isolate sMobBir1 chromosome 8, sMobBir1.hap1, whole genome shotgun sequence, the proteins below share one genomic window:
- the ndufaf7 gene encoding protein arginine methyltransferase NDUFAF7, mitochondrial isoform X2, with translation MLLPENTFQGYYYHREVLGAQGDFITSPEISQVFGELLGIWCVSEWMAAGKPKAFHLVELGPGRGTLASDVLRVFSQLSSVLRACEISIHLVEVSPKLSETQARILTEGEHSLLHDPSAEVYKAGVTKTGLPIAWYKDLQDVPKGFGFYLAHEFFDVLPIHKFQKTKQGWREILIDIEPRSPEKLRFVLARSATFASKTLIQKDDKRDHLEVCPEAGVIIHSLASRIAEDGGAALIADYGHNGTKTDTFRAFRGHQLHEVLTAPGTADLTADVDFSFLRQMTRGKVATLGPVTQQEFLKNMGIDVRLQVLLKNTSDPTTHKNLIESYDMLMNPEKMGKRFKFFALMPHDRVISQVIKLVKRDPTASPVAGFSELQF, from the exons CTACTTGGAATTTGGTGCGTCAGTGAGTGGATGGCTGCTGGTAAACCTAAGGCATTTCATCTGGTAGAACTCGGGCCTGGCAGGGGTACTTTAGCAAGTGATGTTCTAAGG GTCTTCAGCCAACTCAGTTCGGTGTTGAGGGCATGTGAGATTTCTATTCACTTGGTTGAAGTGAGTCCAAAGCTCAGTGAAACTCAAGCACGGATTTTAACTGAAGGAGAACACAGCTTATTACATGATCCCAGTGCTGAAGTTTATAAGGCAGGAGTTACCAAGACAGGGCTTCCAATTGCCTGGTACAAGGATTTACAGGATGTACCAAAAG GTTTTGGCTTTTATCTTGCACATGAATTTTTTGATGTGCTTCCCATCCACAAGTTTCAG AAAACCAAGCAGGGATGGCGTGAAATACTGATTGATATTGAACCACGTTCACCAGAAAAGCTTCGGTTTGTCCTGGCACGCTCTGCCACTTTTGCTTCAAAAACGTTAATTCAG AAGGATGATAAAAGAGACCATCTGGAGGTCTGCCCTGAGGCTGGTGTCATTATCCATAGCCTAGCTAGTCGAATCGCTGAAGATGGCGGAGCAGCACTAATAGCCGACTATGGCCATAACGGAACAAAGACTGACACATTTAGA GCTTTTCGTGGACATCAGCTGCATGAGGTGCTCACGGCACCTGGAACGGCAGACCTGACAGCAGACGTAGATTTCAGCTTCCTTCGGCAAATGACGAGAGGCAAAGTGGCCACCTTAGGACCGGTCACACAGCAGGAATTTCTAAAAAACATGGGCATTGATGTAAGACTTCAG gtaCTACTGAAAAATACATCTGACCCAACCACACACAAAAACCTGATTGAATCCTATGATATGTTAATGAATCCAGAGAAAATGGGAAAACGATTTAAGTTTTTTGCTTTGATGCCTCATGATAGAGTAATAAGCCAAGTTATCAAGCTTGTAAAACGTGACCCAACAGCATCACCTGTTGCGGGATTCAGTGAACTGCAGTTTTAA